One part of the Paenibacillus silvisoli genome encodes these proteins:
- the ssuE gene encoding NADPH-dependent FMN reductase translates to MPKVVILSGSPNPVSRLNGMTDYAEEKLRALGWEVKSLHAASLPAEDLVLARWDSPAIKEANQLIEGADAVIVASPVYKASFTGVLKTYLDLLPQTGLEGKVVLPLFIGGTIAHLLTIDYALKPVLSALYARHVSAGVYAVDAQIQKTPEGGLQLEEELVRRLDAAIASFAEATTLFSSLRSTTNS, encoded by the coding sequence ATGCCTAAAGTGGTTATTTTGTCCGGAAGCCCGAATCCGGTATCCCGGTTGAACGGAATGACCGATTATGCGGAGGAGAAGCTGCGCGCGCTCGGCTGGGAAGTGAAGTCGCTGCACGCGGCGTCGCTGCCTGCGGAGGATCTGGTGCTGGCCCGCTGGGACAGCCCGGCGATCAAAGAAGCGAATCAGCTGATTGAGGGCGCGGATGCGGTCATCGTCGCCAGCCCGGTGTATAAAGCGTCTTTCACCGGCGTGCTGAAGACGTATCTCGACTTGCTGCCGCAAACCGGGCTGGAAGGGAAGGTCGTGCTGCCGCTGTTCATCGGCGGAACGATCGCGCACCTGCTGACGATCGACTACGCATTGAAGCCGGTGCTTTCCGCGCTTTACGCACGGCATGTATCCGCTGGCGTGTACGCGGTGGATGCCCAAATCCAGAAGACGCCGGAAGGCGGCCTCCAGCTCGAAGAAGAGCTGGTGCGGCGTTTGGACGCGGCAATCGCTTCCTTCGCCGAAGCGACGACGCTGTTCAGCTCGCTGCGGTCGACGACTAATTCTTAA